The following are encoded in a window of Cytophagia bacterium CHB2 genomic DNA:
- a CDS encoding MBL fold metallo-hydrolase — protein sequence MALRWRCVTVGPFAMNAYILWCDETQEGLLIDPGDEIERIADEVEDTGARLQRIIITHAHIDHVLRSRQAQDHFNLPLYMHRDDAGLLQNVSRQAEMMGLSFGEIKPPRVAGYLEEGDLVACGRHSLRIVHGPGHSPGSIMLFSEKIAVVGDVLFQGSIGRTDLPLGSHETLMKTITEKLMTLVDEVLVLPGHGEETTIGNERRHNPFLQPGTRLFDLN from the coding sequence CTTACATTTTGTGGTGTGATGAAACGCAGGAAGGTCTGTTGATCGACCCGGGTGATGAGATCGAGCGCATCGCCGATGAAGTGGAAGATACCGGCGCACGCTTGCAACGCATCATCATCACGCATGCCCACATCGATCACGTGTTGCGCAGCCGGCAGGCGCAAGATCATTTTAACCTGCCGCTGTACATGCATCGGGACGATGCCGGATTATTGCAAAATGTCAGCCGGCAAGCGGAGATGATGGGTCTGAGCTTCGGCGAGATCAAACCGCCGCGCGTCGCTGGTTATCTCGAGGAGGGCGACCTCGTCGCGTGCGGCCGCCACTCATTGCGCATCGTACACGGCCCCGGCCATTCGCCGGGAAGCATCATGCTGTTCTCTGAGAAAATCGCCGTCGTCGGAGATGTTTTGTTTCAAGGTTCGATCGGCAGAACGGATCTCCCCCTCGGCTCTCACGAAACCTTAATGAAAACCATCACCGAAAAATTGATGACGTTGGTGGACGAGGTGCTGGTGCTCCCGGGGCACGGCGAGGAAACCACGATCGGAAACGAACGGCGCCATAATCCTTTTTTACAACCAGGTACTAGACTGTTTGATTTGAACTAA